A DNA window from Leptolyngbya sp. KIOST-1 contains the following coding sequences:
- the nblR gene encoding response regulator transcription factor NblR codes for MGTSTTDRGTHILLIGTNEGQTRQMEFDLREAGYHPVVASSAKVGMAMATESPPALIVVDRLLGGESGLALCQTLRSQGIKAPIVLLMAKESLEDRVACLECGADDYFLKPYRAEAFLKMVQLYLQASPGETENLRFGDLTLDIENRHALRGDRLIELTMKEFELLKYLMEHPREVLPREQILENVWGYDFVGESNVIEVYVRYLRLKIDGEDDKRLIQTVRGVGYVLRES; via the coding sequence ATGGGCACAAGCACTACCGACAGAGGTACGCACATTTTATTGATCGGCACTAACGAAGGCCAGACTCGCCAGATGGAGTTTGACCTGCGGGAGGCTGGCTACCATCCGGTGGTGGCCAGTAGTGCCAAGGTAGGCATGGCCATGGCCACCGAAAGCCCCCCGGCCCTGATTGTGGTCGATCGCCTGTTGGGCGGTGAGTCGGGGCTGGCCCTGTGCCAGACTCTGCGCAGCCAGGGCATCAAAGCTCCCATTGTGCTGTTGATGGCCAAGGAGAGCCTCGAGGACCGGGTCGCCTGCCTGGAGTGCGGGGCCGACGACTACTTTCTCAAGCCCTACCGGGCCGAGGCGTTCTTAAAAATGGTGCAGCTCTACCTGCAAGCCAGCCCCGGCGAAACTGAAAATCTCCGCTTTGGCGACCTGACCCTCGATATCGAAAACCGCCATGCCCTGCGGGGCGATCGCCTGATCGAGCTGACCATGAAGGAGTTTGAGCTGCTCAAGTACCTGATGGAGCACCCCCGCGAGGTGCTGCCCCGCGAGCAAATTCTTGAAAATGTGTGGGGCTACGACTTTGTCGGCGAGTCGAACGTGATTGAGGTGTACGTGCGCTACCTGCGGCTCAAGATCGACGGCGAAGACGACAAGCGGCTGATTCAGACCGTGCGGGGGGTGGGGTACGTGCTGCGGGAGAGTTAG
- a CDS encoding putative toxin-antitoxin system toxin component, PIN family produces MSIPQIVIDTNVVVAGLRSRNGSAFRLLGLVGSERFKINLSVPLVLEYEEVLLRELPNLAINDSDVQDFLDFHCAVATHHQIFFLWRPFLPDPKDDMVLELAVKAGCDSVVTYNIRDFAGIERFGVSAVTPASFLESIGGLS; encoded by the coding sequence ATGTCCATCCCCCAAATTGTGATCGACACCAATGTCGTTGTTGCTGGGCTACGTTCTAGAAACGGGAGTGCTTTTCGTCTATTAGGGTTGGTTGGCAGCGAGCGGTTTAAGATCAATCTTTCTGTACCGCTAGTTCTAGAGTATGAAGAGGTTTTATTGCGGGAACTGCCAAATCTAGCCATTAATGACTCAGATGTACAGGATTTCTTAGATTTTCACTGCGCTGTTGCGACCCATCACCAGATTTTCTTCCTTTGGCGGCCTTTCTTACCTGATCCAAAAGATGACATGGTACTGGAACTAGCGGTTAAGGCGGGGTGTGATAGCGTAGTGACATACAATATCCGCGATTTTGCAGGCATTGAGCGATTTGGGGTTAGCGCCGTTACCCCGGCCAGTTTCCTGGAGTCTATTGGAGGACTGTCATGA
- a CDS encoding DUF192 domain-containing protein, whose protein sequence is MAYCVAGLVSPGRSARFRSGVVWSLVLSALVLGAGCAPAPSPTTPSAPADNAPSAPVPTEAPMADPRSQQLAVTAVTTLGGEEIFLEVAATPQQQALGLMFRDALPDDRGMLFPMARPRPVSFWMKNVPVPLDMVFIYQGQIVGLAEAPPCTADPCPTYGPGNQLVDHVIELRGGRAAELGLAEGDEVVIRELSE, encoded by the coding sequence ATGGCCTATTGTGTTGCTGGTTTGGTGTCCCCAGGGCGGTCTGCCCGCTTTCGCTCTGGGGTGGTGTGGAGCCTGGTGCTGAGCGCCCTGGTGCTGGGGGCTGGCTGTGCCCCCGCGCCTTCCCCAACGACACCCTCCGCCCCTGCCGACAATGCCCCCTCGGCCCCCGTTCCTACCGAAGCTCCCATGGCGGATCCCCGCAGTCAGCAGCTGGCCGTGACCGCCGTGACCACCCTGGGGGGCGAAGAGATTTTTTTGGAAGTGGCGGCCACCCCCCAGCAGCAAGCCCTGGGGCTAATGTTCCGCGACGCGCTGCCGGACGATCGCGGCATGCTGTTTCCGATGGCGCGCCCCCGCCCGGTTAGCTTCTGGATGAAAAATGTGCCGGTGCCGCTGGATATGGTGTTTATCTACCAGGGGCAGATTGTGGGGCTGGCGGAGGCTCCCCCCTGCACCGCCGACCCCTGCCCCACCTATGGCCCCGGCAATCAGCTGGTGGATCATGTGATTGAGCTGCGGGGCGGGCGGGCTGCCGAACTGGGGCTGGCGGAGGGAGATGAGGTGGTGATTCGAGAGCTGAGTGAGTAG
- a CDS encoding NAD-dependent epimerase/dehydratase family protein: MLALFRNHRFQYVVHLAAQAGVRYSLENPFAYSDSNLSGFLNVLEGCRLMGVDHLVFASSSSVYGANRKVPFAVDDRVDYPVSLYAATKKANELMAHAYSSLYQIPTTGLRFFTVYGPWGRPDMAYFKFVEAILADRPIQVFNQGHMRRDFTYVDDVVEGVVRVMEHIPVAGAQGDDGSQAPYKIYNIGNHQPVELLRFIEIIESALEKPAKTVLCPMQPGDVPSTYADVSDLMAEVGFAPNTPLTTGIEKFVAWYREYYKGRVNRGCGFTAVLNRSP, encoded by the coding sequence ATGCTCGCTCTGTTTCGTAACCATCGCTTTCAGTACGTGGTTCACCTGGCGGCCCAGGCCGGGGTGCGCTACTCCCTCGAAAACCCCTTTGCCTACTCCGACAGCAACCTGTCTGGATTTCTGAATGTTTTAGAAGGGTGTCGCCTGATGGGGGTCGATCACCTGGTGTTTGCGTCCTCAAGCTCAGTCTATGGGGCCAATCGCAAAGTGCCCTTTGCCGTGGACGATCGCGTCGACTACCCGGTGTCGCTGTATGCCGCCACCAAAAAAGCCAATGAGCTGATGGCCCACGCCTACAGCAGCCTGTACCAAATTCCCACCACCGGGCTGCGGTTTTTCACCGTGTACGGTCCCTGGGGACGGCCCGACATGGCCTACTTCAAGTTTGTGGAAGCCATTCTGGCCGATCGCCCCATTCAGGTGTTCAATCAGGGGCACATGAGGCGCGACTTCACCTACGTAGACGACGTCGTAGAAGGGGTCGTACGGGTGATGGAGCATATTCCCGTGGCTGGTGCCCAGGGTGACGATGGCAGCCAGGCTCCCTACAAAATCTACAATATTGGCAACCACCAGCCGGTGGAACTGCTGCGCTTTATTGAAATCATTGAGTCGGCCCTGGAAAAGCCAGCAAAAACCGTTCTCTGCCCAATGCAGCCGGGGGATGTGCCCTCTACCTATGCCGATGTCAGCGACTTGATGGCGGAAGTGGGATTTGCGCCCAACACCCCCCTGACCACAGGAATTGAAAAATTTGTTGCCTGGTACAGAGAGTACTACAAAGGGCGGGTCAATCGGGGGTGTGGGTTCACGGCAGTCTTGAACCGCAGCCCCTAA
- a CDS encoding lipopolysaccharide assembly protein LapA domain-containing protein yields MIRLVFALVPALWVVAIAVIAVQNATPVSIQLLNLQSIAIPFGVLLAFCAAAGMVTAALVLLVLGGNPLRSGRKRSEP; encoded by the coding sequence ATGATTAGACTCGTCTTTGCTCTGGTGCCCGCCCTTTGGGTGGTCGCGATCGCCGTCATCGCCGTCCAAAATGCCACCCCGGTCTCCATTCAGCTGCTCAATCTGCAGTCGATTGCCATTCCCTTTGGGGTGCTGCTGGCCTTCTGTGCGGCGGCGGGTATGGTGACCGCTGCCCTGGTGTTGCTGGTGCTGGGGGGCAATCCGCTCCGGTCTGGACGCAAACGGTCTGAGCCGTAG
- a CDS encoding ATP-dependent DNA helicase, with the protein MALPQPTSTASGTGLALTAEQQAALAALDAFVQGTEKLYLLTGYAGTGKTTLLQVFVNGLRDRGDDRPIVLSAFSNKATKVLAAMAAQWRLDIDAMTCCKLLGLRPVIDEESGKQVFAIDRQQASQIDRYRLVIVDECSMINQELWELLVNAVSNLYRGTQILFVGDPAQLPPVNEPESACFRQIIHKSELTEVVRYGGAIGVIAEDLRRNLERDRLPHFTNDTNADNTEGCFVLPRRAWHDLLIRAFTSPAYQRNPDQVRALAYTNRRVTQLNQLIRKAIYGSNALRFVPGERLIAVNPCLEEETLVLPTSGECEVLHIARGREGEWPLWILEVETEAGDFKTLRVLHESGQAEFKARLDFLAKEKRWMEFWDLQQRFHMMDYAYSLTIHKSQGSTFQDVFVDVPSMSANRNVIERNQLCYVAFTRAAKRLFLYQ; encoded by the coding sequence ATGGCCCTACCTCAGCCGACATCCACAGCCTCGGGCACCGGCCTGGCTCTGACCGCCGAACAGCAGGCGGCCCTGGCGGCCCTCGATGCCTTTGTGCAGGGTACCGAGAAGCTGTACCTGCTGACGGGCTACGCGGGTACGGGCAAAACGACGCTGCTGCAGGTGTTTGTGAATGGGCTGCGCGATCGCGGCGACGATCGCCCCATCGTGCTCAGCGCCTTTAGCAACAAAGCCACCAAGGTACTGGCGGCGATGGCGGCCCAGTGGCGGCTCGACATTGACGCTATGACCTGCTGCAAGCTGCTCGGCCTGCGCCCCGTAATCGACGAAGAGAGCGGCAAACAGGTGTTTGCCATCGATCGCCAGCAGGCCAGCCAGATCGATCGCTACCGCCTGGTGATTGTCGATGAGTGCTCAATGATCAATCAGGAGCTGTGGGAGCTGCTGGTCAACGCGGTGTCGAACCTGTATCGGGGCACCCAGATCCTGTTTGTGGGCGACCCGGCCCAGCTGCCCCCGGTGAACGAGCCCGAGTCGGCCTGCTTCCGCCAGATCATCCATAAATCTGAGCTGACCGAGGTGGTGCGCTACGGCGGCGCGATCGGCGTCATCGCCGAAGACCTGCGGCGGAATCTAGAGCGCGATCGCCTGCCCCACTTCACCAATGACACCAACGCCGACAACACCGAGGGCTGCTTTGTGCTGCCCCGCCGCGCCTGGCACGACCTGCTCATTCGCGCCTTCACCAGCCCCGCCTACCAGCGCAACCCCGACCAGGTGCGAGCCCTGGCCTACACCAACCGCCGCGTCACCCAGCTTAACCAGCTCATTCGCAAAGCCATTTACGGCTCCAATGCCCTACGGTTTGTGCCCGGTGAGCGACTGATCGCCGTCAACCCCTGCCTTGAAGAAGAGACCCTTGTGCTGCCCACCTCCGGCGAATGCGAGGTGCTGCACATCGCCCGGGGGCGCGAGGGCGAGTGGCCCCTGTGGATTCTGGAGGTGGAAACCGAGGCGGGAGATTTCAAAACCCTGCGGGTGCTGCACGAGTCGGGTCAAGCCGAGTTCAAAGCCAGGCTCGACTTTTTGGCTAAAGAAAAGCGCTGGATGGAATTTTGGGACCTGCAGCAGCGCTTCCACATGATGGACTACGCCTACAGCCTCACCATCCACAAAAGCCAGGGGTCCACCTTTCAGGATGTGTTTGTGGATGTGCCCTCAATGTCGGCCAACCGCAACGTGATCGAGCGCAACCAGCTCTGCTACGTGGCCTTTACCCGCGCCGCCAAGCGCCTGTTTCTGTACCAGTAG
- a CDS encoding DUF5615 family PIN-like protein translates to MTTIWIDAHLSPAIAIWITNTFGVTALALRDLGLRDAEDPEIFEAAKAQGVIFMTKDSDFVDLVERWGSPPQIIWLTCGNTSNAKLREILSSVLPKTLELLRSGEKLVEISGD, encoded by the coding sequence ATGACAACTATTTGGATCGATGCACATCTGTCTCCGGCAATAGCAATCTGGATCACAAATACTTTTGGGGTTACAGCGTTGGCATTACGGGATCTTGGTCTGCGAGATGCAGAAGACCCTGAAATCTTTGAGGCTGCAAAGGCTCAAGGAGTAATTTTCATGACGAAAGATAGTGATTTCGTAGATTTAGTTGAGCGATGGGGATCACCACCACAAATCATCTGGTTGACTTGCGGCAATACCTCAAATGCGAAGCTAAGGGAGATATTGAGTTCAGTTCTACCAAAAACACTAGAGTTGCTACGTTCTGGTGAAAAATTAGTAGAGATTAGTGGGGATTAG
- the rplI gene encoding 50S ribosomal protein L9 — protein MAKRVQVVLTEDVRKLGYNGDLVEVAPGYARNYLIPNGKAVRTTPGVLKQVERRREAQKQRLLEIKQEAEATKTALSTIGMFTIEKPVGENEAIFGTVTAADVADVIKSLSGKEVDRRDISVPDINKLGEYQAEVKLHPEVTATVNLRVIAE, from the coding sequence ATGGCAAAACGGGTACAGGTAGTTCTGACGGAAGATGTTCGCAAGCTGGGCTATAACGGCGACCTGGTGGAGGTAGCCCCCGGCTACGCACGTAATTATCTTATCCCTAACGGGAAGGCGGTGCGCACCACCCCCGGTGTGCTGAAGCAGGTGGAGCGTCGGCGCGAGGCGCAGAAGCAGCGGCTGCTGGAAATTAAGCAGGAGGCCGAAGCCACCAAGACGGCGCTGTCCACCATTGGTATGTTCACGATTGAGAAGCCCGTGGGCGAAAATGAGGCCATCTTTGGTACGGTCACCGCCGCCGATGTGGCCGACGTGATCAAGTCGCTGTCGGGCAAAGAGGTCGATCGCCGGGATATTTCGGTGCCCGACATCAACAAGCTGGGCGAGTACCAGGCCGAGGTGAAGCTGCACCCCGAAGTCACCGCTACGGTCAACCTGCGGGTAATTGCCGAATAG
- a CDS encoding CopG family transcriptional regulator translates to MSTLSIQLPDSLYKSLQSLAAQDGVSLDQFIALAVAEKISALTTEGYLQERASRGDRAKYEAVLAKVADVEPELHDQLPPA, encoded by the coding sequence ATGAGCACGTTAAGCATCCAGCTACCCGACTCCTTATATAAAAGCTTGCAGAGCCTTGCAGCGCAGGACGGGGTTTCGCTTGATCAGTTTATCGCCCTGGCAGTTGCCGAGAAAATTTCAGCATTAACGACTGAAGGGTATTTGCAGGAGCGCGCAAGCCGGGGTGATCGAGCAAAATATGAGGCTGTGTTAGCCAAAGTTGCTGATGTTGAGCCAGAGTTGCATGACCAGTTGCCGCCAGCATAA
- a CDS encoding pentapeptide repeat-containing protein, producing MAHEEHLSQLSKGTDSWNLWRKENWSVKPDLSNANLSRINLQGAFLSESDLRNVNFSGANLSGANINRAVLDEAVLDNANLHRASLSGINLQSTVFGNANLEEAILSCSNLANVDLSRVRLRGADLQGAELSQANLSKVDLICSNLSSAKLEHAHLNEAIIIASNLHKADLRNANLCGANLKHSDLSGAFLHKTQIDLSTYLEQKWLFVWKIVNEGAKVKQLCGLDLRGVNLSKSDLSHVDLSGSNLSEANLSGVNFRGAKLHKTNLHSADLNGANLLETDLREANLRSAQLSNADLSGWDISGNLLTVDIKGADLSRACLSEAYLFRAKLFRANLREADLRQAYLGEANLVRADLSKACLEQANLTRVQAVEANFSEARFTGACLEDWSINQETKLDGVVCDYVYKKGGQKERRPRSGKFAAGEFTALFQKAIETLDLIFIDGIDWQAFLQSFQELRKKYGEKISIQAVEKKSGDAFIIRLEVAPEINKLALEEEHKELYTKLSLMQERINLQDEQLTFYREQIAHERQKSSEFPPIIQVLAENQKESLEVIKTMAQKENSRIINTGGGNYIESNSGTYVEGDFINMSQDLAQAASQIQDLIEQLQKQGVTVDVAQENVANEIATVAKKDPTMKDKLLKWGQSLGSATVSDVVKGAVKLAIRSAGIPLP from the coding sequence TTGGCTCACGAAGAACATCTATCTCAGCTTTCAAAGGGAACTGACAGTTGGAACCTTTGGAGAAAAGAAAATTGGTCTGTCAAGCCAGATCTTAGCAATGCAAATCTTAGTAGGATTAATCTCCAAGGCGCTTTTCTCTCCGAAAGCGATCTTCGAAACGTGAATTTTAGTGGAGCTAACTTAAGTGGTGCAAACATCAACCGAGCGGTTCTTGATGAAGCCGTTCTTGATAATGCTAATCTACATCGTGCTAGTTTAAGTGGTATTAATTTGCAGTCAACTGTTTTTGGCAACGCAAATTTAGAGGAAGCTATACTTAGTTGTTCTAATTTGGCAAATGTCGATCTGAGTCGGGTAAGGTTAAGAGGAGCCGATCTTCAAGGTGCTGAACTTAGCCAAGCTAACTTAAGCAAAGTTGATTTAATTTGTAGTAATTTAAGTTCAGCTAAGCTTGAACATGCTCACCTCAATGAAGCTATTATTATTGCTTCAAATCTTCACAAAGCTGATCTCAGAAACGCTAATTTATGTGGGGCCAACTTAAAGCATTCAGATTTAAGTGGAGCATTCTTGCATAAAACTCAAATTGACTTGTCAACCTATTTAGAACAGAAGTGGCTTTTTGTTTGGAAAATTGTTAATGAGGGGGCAAAAGTCAAACAATTATGCGGACTAGATCTTAGAGGAGTAAACCTTAGCAAATCAGATCTCAGTCATGTTGATTTAAGCGGATCTAATCTTAGTGAAGCTAATCTCAGTGGGGTAAATTTTAGAGGTGCAAAATTACATAAAACAAACTTACACAGTGCTGACTTAAATGGAGCAAACTTACTCGAAACAGATCTAAGAGAGGCTAATCTAAGATCTGCTCAACTTAGCAACGCAGATCTTTCAGGGTGGGATATCAGTGGAAACTTATTAACGGTTGATATTAAAGGAGCAGATCTTTCGAGAGCATGTCTTTCAGAAGCATATTTGTTTAGGGCAAAGCTTTTTAGAGCTAATTTAAGGGAAGCCGATCTGCGTCAAGCCTATCTTGGAGAAGCCAATCTTGTAAGAGCAGATTTATCTAAGGCATGTTTAGAACAAGCTAACTTAACTCGCGTACAAGCAGTAGAAGCTAATTTTAGTGAGGCAAGATTTACTGGCGCATGTTTAGAAGATTGGAGCATCAATCAGGAGACTAAATTAGATGGAGTGGTTTGCGACTACGTATATAAGAAGGGTGGTCAAAAGGAACGCCGTCCTAGAAGTGGTAAGTTTGCTGCCGGGGAATTTACAGCCTTATTTCAAAAAGCAATAGAGACACTTGATCTCATTTTTATTGATGGAATTGACTGGCAGGCTTTCCTTCAATCTTTTCAAGAATTAAGGAAAAAATACGGCGAGAAGATATCTATTCAGGCGGTTGAAAAGAAATCAGGCGATGCTTTTATTATCCGATTAGAAGTTGCACCTGAAATCAATAAGTTAGCTCTTGAGGAAGAACACAAGGAGTTATATACGAAACTTTCATTAATGCAAGAAAGAATTAACCTTCAGGATGAGCAATTAACTTTTTACCGTGAGCAAATAGCGCATGAGCGACAAAAAAGTTCAGAGTTTCCACCTATAATCCAGGTACTAGCTGAAAACCAGAAAGAATCCTTGGAGGTAATAAAGACAATGGCTCAGAAAGAAAACTCTAGAATTATTAATACAGGTGGTGGAAACTACATTGAGTCCAATTCTGGAACTTATGTTGAGGGCGACTTCATTAATATGAGTCAAGACTTGGCTCAAGCAGCATCTCAAATTCAGGACTTAATCGAACAGCTACAAAAGCAAGGCGTAACGGTCGATGTCGCACAAGAGAACGTGGCTAATGAGATAGCAACTGTGGCTAAAAAAGATCCAACAATGAAGGATAAGTTGCTGAAATGGGGGCAGTCATTGGGAAGTGCAACAGTAAGCGATGTTGTTAAAGGGGCTGTTAAGCTTGCTATTCGCTCAGCAGGTATTCCGTTACCCTAA
- a CDS encoding helicase HerA domain-containing protein: MASIEEGFALFDYVRIDQGEMAWIGQILEPNRNISIVNSSRLDPTILHGLRLMQEHPEVQSVESVQVFEIGILGQYDGRQLLTPRLRPLPGAVVSRLNIEDTSRVIGIPQRFDREDGSSNVVGELLNAAGVPLCIDALKFNYHIMVSGGTGSGKSNVSANLVEQALFGISSTAYLRYFEVRHGLELEEPYIFFDGTLVYEWLVATQEGVDLYESLFASGKQCIGVMKNIKANVVFSTFARALRTGELFIIETLYDHFSNSNAPNRNQGESSRGTLSSFLNGAATRVLRGIFKPRNKVFGFEVHEDHLENMLRIMTADCQMNHAGHEIPFLLNRVDEEVRRNFNSRILQDRIALRMATQSEELFFEEMNERTFR; this comes from the coding sequence ATGGCAAGCATAGAGGAAGGGTTTGCACTGTTTGATTATGTCCGGATTGATCAGGGTGAAATGGCATGGATTGGTCAAATCCTTGAACCAAACCGCAACATTTCAATTGTCAATAGCAGCAGGCTTGACCCAACAATTTTACATGGTCTAAGGCTGATGCAAGAGCATCCGGAGGTTCAATCTGTAGAATCTGTTCAGGTTTTTGAAATTGGCATCCTCGGTCAATACGATGGTCGCCAATTGCTGACTCCTCGCCTTCGCCCTTTGCCTGGAGCAGTTGTAAGCAGATTAAATATTGAAGACACCAGCAGAGTGATTGGAATTCCTCAAAGATTTGATCGCGAAGATGGCAGTTCTAATGTTGTGGGCGAGCTTCTTAATGCAGCAGGTGTTCCTTTATGCATTGATGCTCTCAAGTTTAACTATCACATTATGGTTTCTGGGGGAACAGGATCAGGCAAATCTAATGTCTCGGCAAACCTTGTAGAACAAGCTCTCTTTGGTATTTCCTCAACAGCTTATCTTAGATACTTTGAGGTTAGGCACGGATTGGAGCTTGAGGAACCTTACATATTTTTTGATGGAACGCTGGTATATGAGTGGCTTGTAGCTACACAGGAAGGTGTAGATCTTTATGAAAGCCTATTCGCCAGTGGCAAGCAATGCATCGGAGTTATGAAAAATATTAAGGCAAATGTGGTCTTTTCAACCTTCGCCCGTGCCTTAAGAACAGGAGAACTCTTTATCATAGAAACGCTTTACGATCACTTTTCAAATAGCAATGCTCCTAACAGAAATCAGGGCGAGAGTTCCAGGGGAACATTATCTTCCTTTCTGAACGGCGCTGCAACTCGCGTTTTAAGAGGTATTTTCAAGCCTAGAAATAAAGTATTTGGTTTTGAAGTACATGAAGACCATCTAGAAAATATGCTTCGCATTATGACTGCTGACTGTCAGATGAATCACGCTGGGCACGAAATACCATTTTTGCTTAATCGTGTAGATGAAGAGGTTCGTAGAAACTTTAATTCAAGAATTTTACAAGACCGCATAGCGTTACGGATGGCAACTCAAAGTGAGGAGTTGTTTTTTGAGGAAATGAATGAGCGGACTTTTCGATAG
- a CDS encoding DUF433 domain-containing protein gives MSKLLERITVNPKQCGGRPCIRGMRIRVSDVLDLFAAGLSADEILEDLPDLEMDDIRASLTYAARKLNHPILVA, from the coding sequence ATGTCAAAACTACTTGAACGAATTACAGTAAATCCCAAGCAATGTGGTGGTCGTCCCTGTATTCGTGGGATGAGAATTCGAGTGTCTGATGTTCTGGATTTATTCGCAGCAGGCTTAAGTGCTGATGAGATTTTAGAAGACTTGCCAGATTTAGAAATGGATGATATACGAGCCTCTTTAACATATGCAGCACGTAAATTGAACCATCCTATATTGGTGGCATGA
- the ctpC gene encoding carboxyl-terminal processing protease CtpC: MTLAKRGLILGATAVAVAAVTVTGAGIHLSQSKAFFEESPKELIDQVWQLIDRNFVDATFNQVDWDAVRTEYLGRNYSSQEEAHGAIREMLEKLEDPYTRFMNPEEFRSMQIDTSGELTGVGIQISQDDETKDIVVVAPIEDTPAFDAGIRSQDVILAIDGESTEGMELNDAVSRIRGPVGSSVTLTIRRGEQELEVPITRARIEIHPVRYNVQTGPEGPVGYIRLTQFSANAATEMADAIKSLEGQGVTGYILDLRSNPGGLLYSSIDIARMWLDNGVIVSTVNRQGVVDEETANSRSLTNKPLVVLVDGGSASASEILSGALRDNERAVLVGTRTFGKGLVQSVRSLGDGSGVAITVARYLTPNGTDINKNGISPDISVELTEEQQEQLSTNRESIGTEADPQFAQALQALSTEIREARSRENVTTAPAN, translated from the coding sequence ATGACACTTGCAAAGCGCGGACTGATCCTGGGTGCAACCGCCGTCGCTGTGGCTGCGGTAACCGTAACCGGCGCCGGGATTCACCTGTCCCAGAGCAAAGCTTTCTTTGAAGAGAGCCCCAAGGAACTAATTGATCAAGTTTGGCAGCTGATTGACCGAAACTTCGTCGATGCCACCTTTAACCAGGTGGACTGGGATGCGGTGCGCACCGAGTACCTGGGTCGAAACTACAGCAGTCAGGAGGAAGCCCACGGGGCAATCCGCGAGATGCTGGAGAAGCTGGAGGATCCCTACACCCGCTTCATGAATCCAGAAGAGTTCCGCAGCATGCAGATCGACACCTCCGGCGAGCTGACCGGGGTCGGTATTCAAATTTCCCAGGACGACGAAACCAAGGACATCGTGGTCGTCGCCCCGATCGAAGATACCCCGGCTTTTGATGCAGGTATTCGCTCCCAGGACGTGATTTTGGCCATCGACGGCGAGTCGACCGAGGGCATGGAGCTCAATGACGCCGTCAGCCGCATTCGTGGCCCGGTGGGGTCCTCGGTGACACTCACCATTCGCCGGGGCGAGCAGGAGCTAGAGGTGCCGATCACTCGGGCCCGCATTGAGATTCACCCGGTGCGCTACAACGTGCAGACTGGCCCAGAGGGGCCGGTAGGCTACATTCGGCTTACCCAGTTCAGCGCCAATGCCGCCACCGAGATGGCCGACGCCATCAAGAGCCTTGAGGGCCAGGGGGTGACAGGCTACATCCTCGACTTGCGCTCTAACCCCGGCGGCTTGCTGTACTCCAGCATCGACATTGCCCGCATGTGGCTGGACAACGGCGTGATTGTCTCCACCGTCAATCGCCAGGGGGTGGTCGACGAAGAAACCGCCAACAGCCGCTCCCTCACCAACAAGCCTCTGGTGGTGCTGGTGGATGGCGGCTCGGCCAGCGCCAGCGAAATTTTGTCGGGGGCGCTGCGCGACAACGAGCGGGCTGTGCTGGTGGGCACCCGCACCTTTGGTAAAGGGTTGGTGCAGTCGGTGCGCAGCCTGGGCGATGGCTCTGGGGTCGCCATTACCGTGGCCAGGTACCTCACCCCCAACGGCACCGATATCAACAAAAACGGCATCAGCCCCGACATCTCGGTGGAGCTGACGGAAGAGCAGCAGGAACAGCTCTCAACCAACCGTGAATCGATCGGAACCGAGGCCGACCCTCAGTTTGCCCAGGCGCTGCAGGCGTTGAGTACCGAAATTCGCGAGGCCCGCAGCCGAGAAAATGTGACCACCGCACCGGCCAACTGA